The following are from one region of the Chloracidobacterium sp. genome:
- a CDS encoding fatty acid desaturase — protein MQNVAEFKPKSESINWSTLIFVIVFHLVAVTAFFTFSWSNLAAGLLLWWVAGSLGIGIGYHRLLTHRGFKAPKWLEYTLSVLGTLALQSGPLSWVTTHRIHHAFTDTDKDPHSPRNGAYWSHIGWIFRGTAQLQSWATMQRYCPDFANDRFHQFLNKYYYVSTIIVAGGLFAIGGWSMVVWAIFLRTVVGWHFTWLVNSATHLWGSRRFETRDDSRNNALVAAVTWGEGWHNNHHAHPRSAKHGLAWYEFDINWIEIRILEKLGLVSNVYAYSDRQFRDEPQSEAIELTPLRDAA, from the coding sequence ATGCAAAACGTGGCCGAGTTTAAGCCAAAATCTGAATCGATCAACTGGAGTACGTTGATCTTCGTCATTGTTTTTCACCTTGTCGCGGTAACGGCATTTTTCACATTCAGTTGGTCGAATTTGGCAGCGGGATTGCTCTTGTGGTGGGTTGCCGGTAGTCTCGGCATCGGTATCGGATATCACAGACTGCTTACACATCGAGGCTTCAAGGCTCCAAAATGGCTCGAGTATACGCTCAGTGTACTCGGTACCCTCGCGCTGCAGTCGGGACCATTAAGCTGGGTCACGACCCACCGAATTCACCATGCGTTCACTGACACTGACAAAGATCCGCACAGCCCGCGGAACGGCGCTTACTGGTCGCATATCGGTTGGATCTTCCGCGGAACCGCGCAGTTGCAATCGTGGGCGACGATGCAGCGTTACTGCCCTGATTTTGCAAACGACCGCTTTCACCAGTTCTTGAACAAATACTATTACGTTTCGACGATCATCGTCGCTGGCGGCCTCTTTGCCATCGGCGGTTGGTCGATGGTCGTTTGGGCAATATTTCTGCGAACGGTCGTGGGATGGCATTTCACCTGGCTTGTGAATTCGGCCACACATTTGTGGGGAAGCCGTCGGTTCGAAACACGCGATGATTCGCGAAATAACGCTCTGGTCGCGGCCGTCACGTGGGGCGAAGGTTGGCACAATAATCACCACGCCCATCCGCGATCAGCGAAACACGGACTTGCCTGGTACGAGTTTGACATCAACTGGATCGAGATCCGGATCCTCGAAAAGCTCGGGCTTGTGTCGAATGTCTACGCCTACAGCGACCGGCAGTTCCGCGATGAACCACAGTCCGAAGCGATCGAGCTGACACCGTTGCGCGACGCCGCCTGA
- a CDS encoding HAMP domain-containing histidine kinase, producing MRRRKTAIFFLVLGIALSVLAVALNVGWILLNLRQVALLILGIVFFALIITGLILNTVFLVREIRRSEQHDAFLNSVTHELKTPIASIKLYLETLKSREVTKEKQHEFYDIMLSDADRLLNTVEQVLQAGRLREKRLQYDVTEIDIQEVIRNAISAVLSRYNLSPGVFRYYGPDEHLPVLGDYRELETAFINLFDNAVKYSAGEPNVSVRVRRMDMKDRVAIRIRDNGVGIPDADLKRIFKRFYRSTTPLVKETKGTGLGLFIVRSIIENHGGSIRADSKGEGKGTTILVQLPLL from the coding sequence ATGCGGCGCCGAAAAACAGCGATATTCTTTCTTGTGCTTGGCATTGCCCTGTCAGTGCTCGCGGTCGCATTGAACGTTGGGTGGATACTCCTAAATCTGCGTCAGGTAGCACTCCTGATCCTTGGCATCGTGTTCTTTGCTTTGATCATAACCGGATTGATCCTCAACACGGTCTTCCTGGTCCGTGAGATACGTCGCAGCGAACAACATGACGCATTTCTCAACTCGGTGACCCACGAATTAAAGACCCCGATCGCGTCGATCAAACTCTATCTTGAAACGCTCAAATCTCGCGAAGTCACGAAAGAGAAGCAGCACGAATTCTACGACATTATGCTTTCCGACGCCGACCGCTTGCTGAATACGGTCGAGCAGGTACTTCAGGCCGGCAGGTTGCGTGAGAAACGGCTCCAATACGACGTTACCGAGATCGATATTCAGGAAGTGATCCGGAACGCGATATCGGCCGTTCTTTCAAGGTACAACCTATCGCCGGGCGTATTTCGGTATTACGGACCGGATGAGCATTTGCCGGTGCTCGGCGACTACCGCGAACTCGAAACCGCGTTCATCAATCTTTTTGACAACGCGGTCAAATATTCCGCCGGCGAACCGAACGTTTCAGTACGCGTTCGTCGAATGGATATGAAAGACCGCGTAGCTATAAGGATTCGCGATAATGGAGTCGGTATACCGGACGCGGATCTCAAGCGGATATTCAAACGATTCTATCGGTCAACAACTCCGTTGGTGAAAGAGACAAAAGGGACCGGACTTGGCCTTTTCATCGTTAGATCGATCATCGAAAATCATGGCGGCTCGATAAGAGCCGACAGTAAGGGCGAGGGTAAGGGAACCACGATACTTGTTCAATTGCCATTACTTTGA
- a CDS encoding response regulator transcription factor: MKILVVEDEAHIAEGLRFNLEAEGYLAEVVADGETALDRLDKERYDAIVLDVMLPGVNGFETAKTLRERRDFTPILMLTARGRPEDVLLGFEAGADDYLPKPFALDIFLARLNGLLRRTAWSKAEPAAATTDDVVIVNGRTIDFTNLELRKDGTVYHLTLMEIRLLRYLIENQGVTVSRRTILEDVWGLQEDTDTRAIDNFIVRLRKYLEDEPNNPKIVRTVRGVGYRFSLV; the protein is encoded by the coding sequence ATGAAGATACTTGTAGTCGAAGACGAAGCCCACATTGCCGAGGGCCTTCGCTTTAATCTTGAGGCAGAAGGTTATCTCGCCGAGGTAGTCGCGGATGGTGAAACCGCACTCGATCGGCTTGATAAAGAGCGGTACGACGCTATTGTCTTGGACGTCATGCTTCCGGGCGTCAATGGCTTTGAAACGGCCAAAACGCTTCGCGAACGCCGCGATTTTACCCCGATACTTATGCTGACGGCACGAGGGCGCCCGGAAGACGTTCTTTTGGGGTTCGAGGCTGGCGCCGACGATTATCTTCCAAAACCTTTCGCCCTCGATATATTTCTTGCGCGGCTAAACGGCCTGCTGCGGCGAACCGCATGGTCAAAGGCCGAACCCGCGGCGGCAACGACCGACGATGTCGTCATTGTGAACGGTAGAACGATCGACTTCACAAATCTTGAACTGCGCAAGGACGGCACCGTCTACCATCTGACCTTAATGGAGATCAGGCTTCTCCGCTATCTGATCGAAAATCAGGGTGTTACCGTCTCGCGCCGAACGATCCTTGAGGATGTGTGGGGCTTGCAGGAAGATACAGACACCCGTGCGATCGATAATTTCATCGTTCGGCTTCGAAAGTACCTTGAGGACGAACCGAACAATCCGAAGATCGTACGAACTGTCCGCGGGGTCGGTTATAGATTTTCGCTCGTGTGA
- a CDS encoding SGNH/GDSL hydrolase family protein: MSLIRWQATFLIAGAAILPFAPLLYLQGQYTRRKVGLLPGAGGGEKGRTAGEGTSARLFVIGESTVAGLGASTHEKALAGQFATQLSRRIGRPVEWIVVGKNGVTARRTIDELVPLIPDEQFDYILIGLGGNDVMKLSSPVKWRRDMTELLGIMRDRYPDAVIFLSNCPMIKLSPAIPHPIKFILWELSKLHDANIKDLTGPMERIFYYHQPRDLEIDGFFADGIHPSEKGYADWSEAMMNFFDQRYEW; the protein is encoded by the coding sequence ATGAGTTTAATAAGGTGGCAAGCCACATTTTTGATCGCCGGCGCGGCGATTTTGCCGTTCGCCCCGCTATTGTATCTGCAGGGCCAGTATACAAGGCGTAAGGTTGGCCTGCTGCCGGGTGCTGGCGGAGGTGAAAAGGGAAGAACGGCAGGCGAAGGGACTTCGGCTCGGTTATTCGTCATAGGCGAATCGACGGTTGCCGGCCTTGGTGCGAGTACTCATGAAAAAGCACTCGCAGGCCAATTCGCAACGCAATTGAGCCGTCGAATCGGTAGGCCCGTGGAATGGATCGTGGTCGGGAAGAATGGCGTCACGGCGCGACGGACCATTGACGAACTCGTTCCTCTGATCCCTGATGAGCAGTTCGACTATATCCTTATCGGACTTGGCGGAAACGACGTAATGAAACTGAGCAGCCCGGTGAAGTGGCGTCGCGATATGACCGAATTGCTTGGGATCATGCGCGACAGATATCCTGACGCTGTCATTTTTTTGTCAAACTGCCCGATGATCAAGCTCTCGCCGGCGATCCCTCACCCAATAAAGTTCATCCTTTGGGAACTTTCTAAACTGCATGACGCGAACATCAAGGATCTGACCGGCCCGATGGAGCGTATATTTTATTACCACCAGCCGCGTGATCTTGAGATCGACGGTTTTTTCGCTGATGGAATTCACCCGTCGGAGAAGGGTTATGCCGATTGGTCAGAGGCGATGATGAACTTCTTCGACCAAAGATACGAATGGTGA
- a CDS encoding ABC transporter ATP-binding protein: MDHLRKFLRYVMPYKWSIVAGVFCILISMSFGLLVPSLVGMAVDDLSESVTWQKIIYYPIAILGVNLISGVFLFWQRRLLINTSRHIEFDMRRDFYASLVGQPLEFFQNTRVGDLMARATNDLAAVRQIVGPMILYSFQAIFALAITLPILFNISVTLTLLVLIPLPFVSLTVKYLGQQIHIRFEKIQEFFSDITARAQENLSGVRVVRAYAQEDSEVEQFRVLNHEYAERNLKLVKFSAAMRPLMFFFIGLGFVIIVAVGVPMAVRGEITAGDFTAFMLYLQRMIWYLIALGYVVNLYQRGTASLKRFNAVLETEPTIKDDLDVSPQSPIKGDIEFRNLSFAYGEKVVLDKIDLKIGQGETVAIVGKTGSGKSTLVNLIPRLLDAPEGSILIDGQPIKRFPIEQLRRSIGVVPQESFLFSDTLAENIAFGIPGSPSSNGRAGTDPGTISVQKAAAVAGLAEDIGEFPNKYDQLVGERGITLSGGQKQRTAIARAVIRDPKILILDDSLSAVDTYTEEKILHNLREVRENRTTLIVSHRVSTIKDADLICVLNNGRIAERGTHRELLELDGEYARLYQRQLLEEELDATL; encoded by the coding sequence ATGGACCACCTCAGAAAATTCCTCCGATATGTCATGCCCTACAAATGGTCCATTGTAGCGGGCGTGTTTTGTATCTTGATCTCGATGAGCTTTGGCCTGCTTGTGCCGTCGCTTGTCGGGATGGCAGTGGACGACCTCAGCGAAAGCGTTACCTGGCAAAAGATCATTTACTACCCAATTGCAATACTCGGCGTAAACCTCATAAGCGGAGTCTTTTTGTTTTGGCAGAGGCGGCTTTTGATCAATACCTCGCGGCATATCGAGTTTGACATGCGGCGGGATTTCTATGCATCGCTTGTCGGTCAACCGCTTGAGTTCTTCCAGAATACACGCGTCGGCGATCTAATGGCTCGGGCGACCAATGATCTTGCCGCCGTCCGACAGATCGTTGGCCCAATGATCCTCTATAGTTTTCAGGCGATCTTTGCGTTGGCGATCACCTTGCCGATCCTCTTCAATATTTCGGTCACCCTTACGCTCCTGGTTCTTATACCGCTTCCTTTTGTATCTTTGACAGTAAAATACCTCGGTCAACAGATACATATAAGGTTCGAGAAGATCCAGGAGTTCTTTTCCGACATAACCGCGCGAGCTCAGGAGAATTTGAGCGGCGTTCGAGTCGTTCGCGCCTACGCGCAGGAAGACTCTGAGGTAGAGCAGTTTCGTGTGCTGAATCATGAGTATGCCGAACGCAATCTGAAATTGGTCAAATTCTCAGCGGCAATGCGCCCATTGATGTTCTTTTTCATCGGGCTCGGTTTTGTCATCATTGTTGCGGTCGGTGTTCCGATGGCCGTGAGGGGTGAGATAACGGCAGGAGATTTTACGGCATTCATGCTCTATCTTCAGCGAATGATCTGGTATCTGATCGCGCTTGGATATGTGGTAAATCTCTATCAGCGCGGTACTGCCTCTTTGAAACGTTTCAATGCCGTGCTCGAGACCGAGCCGACAATCAAAGATGATCTGGACGTGTCACCGCAGTCGCCGATAAAAGGCGACATCGAGTTTCGCAACCTTTCCTTCGCCTACGGTGAAAAAGTTGTTTTGGATAAGATCGATCTCAAGATCGGGCAGGGCGAGACCGTTGCGATCGTAGGCAAGACGGGCAGCGGTAAATCAACTCTCGTGAATCTGATACCGCGGCTGCTCGACGCACCGGAGGGCTCAATATTGATCGACGGCCAGCCGATCAAGCGGTTCCCAATCGAACAACTCAGACGCTCGATCGGTGTTGTCCCGCAGGAGTCGTTCTTGTTCAGTGACACATTGGCAGAAAACATCGCCTTCGGTATTCCCGGATCACCTTCGTCAAATGGCCGTGCCGGAACTGACCCTGGAACGATCTCGGTTCAGAAAGCGGCTGCCGTTGCCGGACTTGCCGAGGATATTGGCGAATTTCCGAATAAATACGATCAGCTTGTTGGAGAGCGAGGGATCACATTGTCGGGCGGACAAAAGCAGCGAACGGCCATCGCTAGGGCCGTAATCCGCGATCCCAAGATACTTATCCTCGACGATTCGCTCTCGGCCGTCGACACGTACACCGAAGAAAAGATACTTCACAATCTGCGCGAAGTTCGCGAAAATCGAACGACTCTGATCGTCTCGCACCGCGTTTCGACGATCAAAGATGCCGATCTGATCTGCGTTCTGAACAACGGTCGGATCGCAGAACGCGGGACGCACCGCGAATTGCTCGAGTTAGATGGTGAATACGCCCGGCTCTACCAGCGCCAGCTGCTCGAAGAAGAGTTGGACGCTACGTTATAG
- a CDS encoding 3D domain-containing protein gives MNKLVRGGVILSILSLFVVFIYAQSQTENELNIANGSQIQFNTIGNILETDLTLDSAKADSILVDEVNIQDPVKAGKDEQKKEGQDRSEAKKLVEKTVMSKSAGANRGSFVATAYCLRGKTAMGHSVRQGIIAADPRVLRLGSKIYVNGGGYSGSYLVSDTGGKIKGKRLDIWMASCTEARRFGRRTVTVHVP, from the coding sequence ATGAATAAACTCGTTAGAGGAGGCGTTATTCTGTCGATCTTGAGCCTGTTCGTGGTTTTTATCTACGCACAGTCCCAGACAGAGAACGAACTCAATATAGCGAACGGTTCGCAAATACAATTTAATACGATCGGTAATATTTTAGAGACAGATTTAACATTAGATTCGGCAAAAGCAGATTCGATCCTGGTAGACGAGGTCAACATTCAAGATCCGGTAAAGGCCGGCAAAGACGAACAGAAAAAAGAAGGTCAGGACAGATCGGAAGCAAAGAAATTAGTTGAAAAAACGGTCATGTCGAAATCTGCGGGAGCAAACCGCGGCTCGTTTGTGGCAACGGCCTATTGCCTTCGCGGTAAGACCGCGATGGGACACAGCGTCAGACAGGGAATAATTGCTGCCGACCCTCGCGTTTTGCGACTCGGAAGCAAGATCTATGTTAACGGCGGCGGTTATAGCGGTAGCTATCTTGTGTCGGATACTGGCGGAAAGATCAAAGGAAAACGCCTCGACATCTGGATGGCAAGCTGTACCGAAGCTCGACGCTTCGGTCGCCGGACAGTAACCGTTCACGTTCCATAG
- a CDS encoding PilZ domain-containing protein, which produces MQERRQGQRYIISFPIRIRWKDETGTEVIEEGLTENVGLNGTLVYLPRKLPTVGSKVNLTVTENTDDPVTVTAQVIRLERNAAHPQAALNLIDGIRVWKKKVWEFAGETIAGEKPDEIDDW; this is translated from the coding sequence ATGCAGGAACGCCGTCAGGGACAGCGATACATAATCTCCTTTCCGATCAGGATCAGATGGAAGGATGAGACCGGTACAGAGGTTATCGAAGAAGGGCTGACCGAAAATGTTGGTCTCAACGGTACGCTTGTCTACCTTCCGCGCAAGCTGCCAACTGTCGGTTCGAAGGTCAATCTTACGGTCACCGAAAATACCGACGACCCGGTCACGGTCACGGCGCAGGTCATTCGTCTTGAACGGAATGCAGCGCACCCGCAGGCGGCTCTCAATTTGATCGACGGGATCCGCGTCTGGAAAAAGAAAGTTTGGGAATTTGCGGGCGAGACGATCGCAGGTGAAAAGCCTGACGAAATAGACGATTGGTAG
- a CDS encoding saccharopine dehydrogenase NADP-binding domain-containing protein, which yields MKILVLGAGRMGYGAAYDLVHNSPNVESVTVADFDVKKAELVAEQVGTSRIAAHHVDAASESDIARLMTGHDSAISCVNYWYNESLSRAAIATGTNFCDLGGNNYVVDAQLAMDDEAAAAGINIIPDCGLAPGMVSILAMYGAARFVRLDELHIRVGGLPQHPQPPLDYQLVFSVEGLINEYIEVARVIRDGKIAEVPSMTELESLEFAGFPPLEAFQTSGGTSTLPDTFVGKIKELDYKTIRYAGHCEKFKTMIDLGLCSSEELVVDFQKIKPRKVFGELLQQNLPADGPDYVLVRLEFVGTLLPGARDTEASATGVTNSASTRLRYDIVDRFDPATGLSAMMRTTAFPASIIAQMMAKEDVLMRGATPQEKAIDPEKFVAELARRNISIVSS from the coding sequence ATGAAAATTCTTGTCCTTGGAGCAGGCCGTATGGGTTACGGTGCGGCCTATGATCTAGTTCACAATTCGCCCAATGTCGAGTCGGTGACGGTTGCCGATTTTGACGTCAAAAAGGCCGAATTGGTCGCGGAGCAGGTAGGCACCTCACGGATCGCGGCGCATCATGTTGACGCGGCAAGCGAATCCGACATCGCGAGACTGATGACCGGCCATGATAGCGCCATTTCTTGTGTCAATTACTGGTACAACGAATCGCTTTCGCGAGCGGCGATCGCGACAGGTACGAATTTCTGCGATCTCGGCGGAAACAATTATGTCGTCGACGCCCAGCTTGCGATGGACGACGAAGCCGCCGCCGCGGGCATCAACATAATTCCTGACTGCGGCCTCGCTCCGGGTATGGTCTCGATACTCGCGATGTACGGAGCGGCAAGGTTCGTTCGTCTCGATGAATTGCACATCCGCGTCGGCGGCCTGCCGCAGCATCCGCAACCGCCGCTCGATTACCAGCTTGTATTTTCGGTCGAAGGTCTGATCAACGAGTATATTGAGGTAGCTCGCGTGATTCGTGACGGGAAAATAGCTGAGGTGCCGTCAATGACCGAACTCGAATCGCTCGAGTTCGCAGGTTTTCCGCCGCTCGAAGCCTTTCAGACGTCCGGCGGAACATCAACGCTGCCAGATACTTTCGTCGGGAAGATAAAAGAACTCGATTACAAGACGATCCGCTACGCCGGCCACTGCGAGAAATTTAAAACGATGATCGATCTCGGCCTGTGTTCCAGCGAGGAGTTGGTCGTCGATTTTCAGAAGATAAAGCCGCGAAAGGTGTTTGGCGAACTTCTCCAGCAGAATCTGCCGGCGGACGGGCCCGACTACGTACTCGTCCGGCTTGAATTCGTAGGAACGCTATTGCCGGGAGCTCGGGACACAGAGGCTTCCGCAACAGGGGTCACGAACTCCGCATCTACTCGGTTGCGATATGACATCGTCGACCGCTTTGACCCTGCGACCGGCCTTTCAGCCATGATGCGGACCACCGCATTCCCCGCCTCTATCATCGCCCAGATGATGGCAAAGGAAGATGTCCTGATGCGAGGCGCAACACCCCAGGAAAAAGCAATCGACCCCGAGAAGTTCGTCGCTGAACTCGCTCGGCGAAACATTTCAATAGTCAGCTCGTGA